The following are from one region of the Dermacentor albipictus isolate Rhodes 1998 colony chromosome 5, USDA_Dalb.pri_finalv2, whole genome shotgun sequence genome:
- the LOC135915981 gene encoding uncharacterized PE-PGRS family protein PE_PGRS54-like, producing MVGCLQSKTFVLNSLLVLVLSAASSQKEVKIAFEAADVDVHACFGVLVIAEDSGDENELSPELPSEPSHGRFKRADEDDGGGMGEHGGAHGHHGAAGHNGHEEFAYEERPIVVTYEGGAGETGVPETGVGYEMNRGLGGGGGLTSMGGGSRRYLTPTSGSGGSVRLGRIVYGGGGGLRPGYGMVGTQLGTGMSGGRLAYGLQPALATSGLALQGGPAMSISGTQLGLRGTRLGLAGSRLGILGTGAGSGIGYGLQPGVGYGLMQQGMPALSTMGTRFIGGSPGVLYSSAGRGGSGIYGGGIGLAPAYQGGYRLGSGQMGTVALRNGYGGSFGGARMAMPNVGGYSIRNGMGMGGLGGVRNVGGSSLGLRSGLGGSLGNLGSGVGYRRIGLGETGGSGSLGMNMGGGRGSAGGGGLRGGSIGLGNNGQSYGGSFGMNGASLGGRMGGIGSGRSMGGSLSGGSRGGSLGLSGGSAGSGGGLGIGARGGSGSAMGASGGLGSGGLGVGMGGGGARGSLGTSGNLGGGSLGSGAGLGSGGGGLGMKGGSLRMGGGGGSSGLGVGIKGGSGRSLGSGLGGGTLGVGGSRNSGGLGMGLTGGSGGGLGGRLGSGGMKLGGGTGGLGQSGSVGAGLKGGGLAVQGGRLGMGGGTGMGLKGGSSLTGGLKGGALGGGTGVGGDGLSSLRGGGLGVGHERGASGALGVKEGGGLGGGLGAGGGGTGLGLKGGSLGGSAGGGHTGLGGAASGGLGVKEGGAMGGGLGAGAIGGGAVGGKVALASYKEN from the coding sequence ATGGTAGGATGCCTTCAGAGCAAGACGTTCGTACTCAATTCACTTCTTGTCCTAGTCCTTTCTGCGGCAAGCTCTCAAAAGGAAGTCAAGATAGCGTTCGAGGCAGCGGACGTGGATGTTCACGCATGCTTTGGAGTGCTCGTCATCGCAGAGGACAGCGGTGACGAAAATGAACTTTCACCGGAGTTGCCTTCAGAACCGTCCCACGGCCGCTTCAAGAGAGCCGACGAAGACGATGGAGGTGGCATGGGAGAACACGGCGGTGCCCACGGACATCATGGCGCAGCGGGTCACAACGGACACGAAGAGTTCGCATACGAAGAAAGACCCATCGTGGTCACCTATGAAGGAGGTGCCGGCGAAACGGGAGTACCAGAAACGGGTGTCGGCTACGAAATGAACAGAGGCCTCGGAGGAGGTGGTGGTTTAACGTCCATGGGCGGTGGTAGCAGGCGCTACCTGACACCGACTTCTGGCAGCGGTGGAAGTGTTCGTTTAGGACGGATTGTGtacggcggcggtggtggcttgcGACCGGGCTACGGCATGGTAGGAACTCAATTGGGAACTGGTATGAGCGGCGGCCGCCTTGCTTACGGCCTTCAACCAGCACTGGCGACGAGTGGACTAGCGTTACAGGGAGGACCAGCGATGAGCATCTCCGGGACTCAGCTTGGACTGCGAGGCACAAGACTCGGCTTGGCCGGGAGTAGACTCGGTATCTTAGGCACAGGCGCTGGCAGCGGGATAGGCTATGGCTTGCAACCGGGCGTAGGCTACGGACTAATGCAACAGGGAATGCCTGCCTTGTCTACGATGGGCACTCGCTTTATAGGGGGGTCACCAGGAGTTCTCTACTCTAGCGCTGGCAGAGGAGGTTCGGGTATCTACGGAGGTGGAATAGGCCTAGCGCCTGCATACCAAGGTGGATACAGGTTAGGCAGCGGTCAGATGGGGACTGTGGCCCTCAGAAATGGTTATGGAGGTAGCTTCGGTGGTGCTAGAATGGCCATGCCGAATGTTGGAGGCTACAGTATCCGCAATGGGATGGGTATGGGTGGGCTTGGAGGTGTCCGAAATGTCGGTGGTAGCTCACTTGGTCTTCGTAGTGGCTTGGGTGGTTCTTTAGGAAATCTGGGTAGCGGTGTCGGATATAGACGCATCGGTCTAGGGGAAACAGGAGGCAGCGGCTCTCTTGGCATGAATATGGGCGGCGGCAGAGGATCAGCTGGTGGTGGTGGATTGAGAGGGGGATCAATTGGTCTCGGAAACAACGGACAGAGCTATGGCGGCTCTTTTGGCATGAACGGCGCCTCTCTTGGTGGCAGAATGGGCGGAATAGGATCTGGTAGAAGCATGGGAGGTAGTCTGTCGGGAGGATCTCGTGGTGGATCTCTAGGGTTGAGTGGTGGTAGTGCGGGAAGTGGAGGAGGTCTTGGTATAGGAGCCAGAGGCGGTTCTGGTAGTGCAATGGGAGCAAGCGGCGGGCTCGGATCTGGTGGCCTCGGCGTTGGAATGGGAGGTGGTGGAGCTAGAGGGTCTCTGGGCACCAGTGGTAACCTTGGGGGAGGCTCACTTGGAAGTGGCGCGGGACTCGGTTCTGGTGGAGGAGGACTGGGCATGAAAGGCGGCTCCCTACGTATGGGAGGAGGCGGTGGTTCTAGCGGCCTTGGAGTTGGAATAAAAGGAGGTTCTGGAAGATCACTTGGCAGCGGACTTGGCGGTGGTACTCTGGGAGTAGGTGGTAGCAGGAATTCTGGTGGCTTGGGAATGGGCCTCACAGGTGGTTCTGGAGGGGGACTAGGTGGCAGACTCGGTAGCGGCGGCATGAAATTGGGTGGAGGCACAGGCGGGCTTGGACAAAGCGGATCAGTTGGTGCTGGACTCAAGGGCGGTGGTCTGGCTGTGCAAGGTGGCAGACTGGGCATGGGTGGCGGCACTGGCATGGGCCTCAAAGGCGGCTCTTCGCTCACCGGGGGTTTGAAAGGAGGGGCTTTGGGTGGTGGGACAGGTGTTGGAGGCGACGGACTCTCCAGTCTTAGAGGTGGCGGCTTAGGTGTGGGTCATGAAAGAGGTGCCTCTGGCGCACTGGGTGTGAAAGAAGGTGGAGGATTAGGCGGTGGCCTGGGTGCTGGTGGCGGTGGTACTGGATTAGGACTCAAAGGCGGCTCCTTGGGCGGTAGTGCAGGTGGCGGACACACTGGTCTAGGAGGAGCTGCATCCGGTGGCCTCGGTGTCAAAGAAGGCGGCGCGATGGGTGGAGGTCTTGGAGCTGGTGCCATTGGAGGTGGAGCGGTCGGGGGCAAGGTCGCGCTAGCGTCGTACAAGGAGAATTAA